From Hippoglossus stenolepis isolate QCI-W04-F060 chromosome 4, HSTE1.2, whole genome shotgun sequence, a single genomic window includes:
- the inpp5ka gene encoding inositol polyphosphate 5-phosphatase Ka isoform X1: protein MDEINQLLGNIQRVRSESLCSDATQSTGSKLVLRHRLNQLLTCVDDLDTKDELREKVVKTLDNAFLIFGKRANTPKKGRFRLQMVTWNVATADPPDDVTLLLHLNSPKSPDLYVIGLQEVYSGPLRFVSDVVFNDPWSHLFMSILAPRNYVKVSSIRMQGLLLLFFSKLQHVPFISNIQATYTRTGIFGYWGNKGGVSIRLSFYGHMLCFLNCHLAAHMKYATERVDEFEYIMDTQTFACKKTPRIADHNLVFWFGDLNFRIQDHGMHFVRTCINNQTYNLLWSKDQLIMMKKKEQKLQEFEEGPLDFQPTYKFDLNSDTYDSRLYKTWFGFNGKKRKPAWTDRILWRLRPKDLTSDKQDDNSEVVKKVKELEEDEEYPLRIRQDLYTSNMEFSISDHKPVIGIFTLELRKMNETPLVHLQAEGEWSADIDAMVLYSPLQPFPSSTWDWIGLYKVGFSSLTDYITYTWVKDDEVAFNEEVIQVYVSKEEIPVQGGECVLCYYSNTLRGIIGISEPFKVHESKVANEEGLLHDQINRLDQIVAS, encoded by the exons ATGGATGAAATCAATCAGCTGTTAGGCAACATACAACGTGTCCGATCTGAAAGCCTCTGCAGCGATGCCACACAGTCGACGGGCAGCAAGCTGGTTCTGCGCCATCGGCTTAACCAGCTGTTGACCTGCGTGGATGACTTGGACACCAAAGATGAACTGCGTGAGAAAGTGGTCAAGACACTGGATAACGCCTTCCTCATCTTTGGCAAGAGAGCCAACACCCCGAAGAAAGGCCGTTTCAG GCTTCAAATGGTGACGTGGAATGTGGCCACAGCTGATCCTCCAGACGACGTAACCTTGCTTCTCCATCTGAACTCCCCAAAAAGCCCGGACCTCTACGTCATCGG tttgcaGGAGGTGTACTCAGGGCCACTGAGATTCGTGTCAGATGTTGTATTCAATGATCCATGGAGTCATCTGTTTATGTCTATCTTAGCACCACGGAATTACGTTAAG gtgtcCTCTATCAGAATGCAGGgtttgctgctgctcttcttctccaAACTGCAGCATGTCCCCTTCATCAGCAACATCCAGGCCACATACACACGTACAGGCATTTTTGGATATTGG GGGAACAAAGGTGGTGTTTCCATCCGTTTGTCTTTCTATGGCCACATGCTCTGTTTTCTCAACTGTCATTTGGCTGCTCATATGAAATATGCCACTGAGAGAGTGGATGAGTTTGAGTACATCATGGACACGCAAACGTTTGCATGTAAAAAAACTCCAAGAATTGCTGACCACAA TCTGGTCTTTTGGTTTGGCGATCTCAACTTCCGAATTCAGGACCACGGCATGCACTTTGTCCGCACCTGTATCAACAATCAAACCTACAACCTGCTGTGGAGCAAAGACCAG TTGATcatgatgaagaagaaagaacagaaacttcaggagtttgagGAAGGCCCTCTGGACTTTCAACCCACGTACAAGTTTGACTTGAACTCTGATACTTATGACAGCAG GCTCTACAAGACATGGTTTGGCTTTAA TGGAAAGAAACGCAAACCTGCATGGACAGACAGGATCCTGTGGCGGCTCAGGCCCAAAGACCTAACCTCTGATAAACAAGATGACAACTCGGAGGTAGTGAAGAAGgtcaaggagctggaggaggatgaggagtaCCCTCTGAGGATTAGGCAGGACTTGTACACCAGCAACATGGAGTTTAGCATCAGTGACCACAAGCCTGTCATTGGCATCTTCACACTGGAG CTGAGGAAGATGAACGAGACTCCTCTCGTGCATCTGCAGGCGGAAGGCGAATGGAGCGCAGACATTGATGCCATGGTCCTTTACAGCCCTCTGCAGCCATTCCCCTCTAGTACATGGGACTGGATTGGACTTTATAAG GTTGGATTCTCCAGTTTGACAGACTACATCACCTACACGTGGGTCAAAGACGATGAGGTGGCTTTCAATGAAGAAGTCATACAG GTTTATGTTAGTAAAGAGGAAATCCCTGTGcagggaggagagtgtgtgCTGTGCTACTACAGTAATACTCTGCGGGGCATCATTGGAATCAGTGAACCATTCAAG GTCCACGAGTCCAAGGTAGCCAATGAGGAAGGCTTGCTACATGACCAGATTAACAGACTAGACCAAATTGTAGCAAGTTAA
- the inpp5ka gene encoding inositol polyphosphate 5-phosphatase Ka isoform X2: MDEINQLLGNIQRVRSESLCSDATQSTGSKLVLRHRLNQLLTCVDDLDTKDELREKVVKTLDNAFLIFGKRANTPKKGRFRLQMVTWNVATADPPDDVTLLLHLNSPKSPDLYVIGLQEVYSGPLRFVSDVVFNDPWSHLFMSILAPRNYVKVSSIRMQGLLLLFFSKLQHVPFISNIQATYTRTGIFGYWGNKGGVSIRLSFYGHMLCFLNCHLAAHMKYATERVDEFEYIMDTQTFACKKTPRIADHNLVFWFGDLNFRIQDHGMHFVRTCINNQTYNLLWSKDQLIMMKKKEQKLQEFEEGPLDFQPTYKFDLNSDTYDSSGKKRKPAWTDRILWRLRPKDLTSDKQDDNSEVVKKVKELEEDEEYPLRIRQDLYTSNMEFSISDHKPVIGIFTLELRKMNETPLVHLQAEGEWSADIDAMVLYSPLQPFPSSTWDWIGLYKVGFSSLTDYITYTWVKDDEVAFNEEVIQVYVSKEEIPVQGGECVLCYYSNTLRGIIGISEPFKVHESKVANEEGLLHDQINRLDQIVAS; encoded by the exons ATGGATGAAATCAATCAGCTGTTAGGCAACATACAACGTGTCCGATCTGAAAGCCTCTGCAGCGATGCCACACAGTCGACGGGCAGCAAGCTGGTTCTGCGCCATCGGCTTAACCAGCTGTTGACCTGCGTGGATGACTTGGACACCAAAGATGAACTGCGTGAGAAAGTGGTCAAGACACTGGATAACGCCTTCCTCATCTTTGGCAAGAGAGCCAACACCCCGAAGAAAGGCCGTTTCAG GCTTCAAATGGTGACGTGGAATGTGGCCACAGCTGATCCTCCAGACGACGTAACCTTGCTTCTCCATCTGAACTCCCCAAAAAGCCCGGACCTCTACGTCATCGG tttgcaGGAGGTGTACTCAGGGCCACTGAGATTCGTGTCAGATGTTGTATTCAATGATCCATGGAGTCATCTGTTTATGTCTATCTTAGCACCACGGAATTACGTTAAG gtgtcCTCTATCAGAATGCAGGgtttgctgctgctcttcttctccaAACTGCAGCATGTCCCCTTCATCAGCAACATCCAGGCCACATACACACGTACAGGCATTTTTGGATATTGG GGGAACAAAGGTGGTGTTTCCATCCGTTTGTCTTTCTATGGCCACATGCTCTGTTTTCTCAACTGTCATTTGGCTGCTCATATGAAATATGCCACTGAGAGAGTGGATGAGTTTGAGTACATCATGGACACGCAAACGTTTGCATGTAAAAAAACTCCAAGAATTGCTGACCACAA TCTGGTCTTTTGGTTTGGCGATCTCAACTTCCGAATTCAGGACCACGGCATGCACTTTGTCCGCACCTGTATCAACAATCAAACCTACAACCTGCTGTGGAGCAAAGACCAG TTGATcatgatgaagaagaaagaacagaaacttcaggagtttgagGAAGGCCCTCTGGACTTTCAACCCACGTACAAGTTTGACTTGAACTCTGATACTTATGACAGCAG TGGAAAGAAACGCAAACCTGCATGGACAGACAGGATCCTGTGGCGGCTCAGGCCCAAAGACCTAACCTCTGATAAACAAGATGACAACTCGGAGGTAGTGAAGAAGgtcaaggagctggaggaggatgaggagtaCCCTCTGAGGATTAGGCAGGACTTGTACACCAGCAACATGGAGTTTAGCATCAGTGACCACAAGCCTGTCATTGGCATCTTCACACTGGAG CTGAGGAAGATGAACGAGACTCCTCTCGTGCATCTGCAGGCGGAAGGCGAATGGAGCGCAGACATTGATGCCATGGTCCTTTACAGCCCTCTGCAGCCATTCCCCTCTAGTACATGGGACTGGATTGGACTTTATAAG GTTGGATTCTCCAGTTTGACAGACTACATCACCTACACGTGGGTCAAAGACGATGAGGTGGCTTTCAATGAAGAAGTCATACAG GTTTATGTTAGTAAAGAGGAAATCCCTGTGcagggaggagagtgtgtgCTGTGCTACTACAGTAATACTCTGCGGGGCATCATTGGAATCAGTGAACCATTCAAG GTCCACGAGTCCAAGGTAGCCAATGAGGAAGGCTTGCTACATGACCAGATTAACAGACTAGACCAAATTGTAGCAAGTTAA
- the inpp5ka gene encoding inositol polyphosphate 5-phosphatase Ka isoform X3, translating into MEEKEEQPERGDTDTHSFRLQMVTWNVATADPPDDVTLLLHLNSPKSPDLYVIGLQEVYSGPLRFVSDVVFNDPWSHLFMSILAPRNYVKVSSIRMQGLLLLFFSKLQHVPFISNIQATYTRTGIFGYWGNKGGVSIRLSFYGHMLCFLNCHLAAHMKYATERVDEFEYIMDTQTFACKKTPRIADHNLVFWFGDLNFRIQDHGMHFVRTCINNQTYNLLWSKDQLIMMKKKEQKLQEFEEGPLDFQPTYKFDLNSDTYDSRLYKTWFGFNGKKRKPAWTDRILWRLRPKDLTSDKQDDNSEVVKKVKELEEDEEYPLRIRQDLYTSNMEFSISDHKPVIGIFTLELRKMNETPLVHLQAEGEWSADIDAMVLYSPLQPFPSSTWDWIGLYKVGFSSLTDYITYTWVKDDEVAFNEEVIQVYVSKEEIPVQGGECVLCYYSNTLRGIIGISEPFKVHESKVANEEGLLHDQINRLDQIVAS; encoded by the exons atggaggagaaggaggagcagcCGGAGAGGGgagacaccgacacacacagcttcag GCTTCAAATGGTGACGTGGAATGTGGCCACAGCTGATCCTCCAGACGACGTAACCTTGCTTCTCCATCTGAACTCCCCAAAAAGCCCGGACCTCTACGTCATCGG tttgcaGGAGGTGTACTCAGGGCCACTGAGATTCGTGTCAGATGTTGTATTCAATGATCCATGGAGTCATCTGTTTATGTCTATCTTAGCACCACGGAATTACGTTAAG gtgtcCTCTATCAGAATGCAGGgtttgctgctgctcttcttctccaAACTGCAGCATGTCCCCTTCATCAGCAACATCCAGGCCACATACACACGTACAGGCATTTTTGGATATTGG GGGAACAAAGGTGGTGTTTCCATCCGTTTGTCTTTCTATGGCCACATGCTCTGTTTTCTCAACTGTCATTTGGCTGCTCATATGAAATATGCCACTGAGAGAGTGGATGAGTTTGAGTACATCATGGACACGCAAACGTTTGCATGTAAAAAAACTCCAAGAATTGCTGACCACAA TCTGGTCTTTTGGTTTGGCGATCTCAACTTCCGAATTCAGGACCACGGCATGCACTTTGTCCGCACCTGTATCAACAATCAAACCTACAACCTGCTGTGGAGCAAAGACCAG TTGATcatgatgaagaagaaagaacagaaacttcaggagtttgagGAAGGCCCTCTGGACTTTCAACCCACGTACAAGTTTGACTTGAACTCTGATACTTATGACAGCAG GCTCTACAAGACATGGTTTGGCTTTAA TGGAAAGAAACGCAAACCTGCATGGACAGACAGGATCCTGTGGCGGCTCAGGCCCAAAGACCTAACCTCTGATAAACAAGATGACAACTCGGAGGTAGTGAAGAAGgtcaaggagctggaggaggatgaggagtaCCCTCTGAGGATTAGGCAGGACTTGTACACCAGCAACATGGAGTTTAGCATCAGTGACCACAAGCCTGTCATTGGCATCTTCACACTGGAG CTGAGGAAGATGAACGAGACTCCTCTCGTGCATCTGCAGGCGGAAGGCGAATGGAGCGCAGACATTGATGCCATGGTCCTTTACAGCCCTCTGCAGCCATTCCCCTCTAGTACATGGGACTGGATTGGACTTTATAAG GTTGGATTCTCCAGTTTGACAGACTACATCACCTACACGTGGGTCAAAGACGATGAGGTGGCTTTCAATGAAGAAGTCATACAG GTTTATGTTAGTAAAGAGGAAATCCCTGTGcagggaggagagtgtgtgCTGTGCTACTACAGTAATACTCTGCGGGGCATCATTGGAATCAGTGAACCATTCAAG GTCCACGAGTCCAAGGTAGCCAATGAGGAAGGCTTGCTACATGACCAGATTAACAGACTAGACCAAATTGTAGCAAGTTAA
- the tekt1 gene encoding tektin-1, which produces MDQSTPQQTAPPDLKSIEVTRKQSELFSGECMRLIQETHKASKRMHHNDNIQLDQRVKDIQFLKRELELKLEEIIEEIDTLTAFQSRVVKALEACKEPLRVTTLCLEERINRPTTETRQDEVNRELQKEGDAAEGAATLLQRVVEQITEQIRLNQSAKYHLEEDLKEKYQAQCIDHTCTLMTINSIKNQLESKKTNSILPSSAVTPQQWENTSEMNIAKAERQKTNSLSLRAFAESVLEQTAADMQKQVQATKVAFQLNVNQIKSAKNQMEGQLSKILSEFSSIQRIREDLQVAITQKEEFLSLAQARVDLRHQRPDRERCHDPAQMQLLTEVQQLKAHISKLREAVAQSEEAQCALVRCQRELQEHINMKATSLYVDEVTCAQHRESIVIHNF; this is translated from the exons ATGGACCAAAGCACTCCTCAGCAAACAGCTCCTCCCGATCTCAAGAGTATTGAGGTCACGAGGAAGCAGTCAGAGCTCTTCAGTGGAGAATGTATGAGGCTGATCCAAGAGACTCATAAAGCATCGAAACGCATGCATCATAATGACAACATACAACTTG ATCAGAGGGTCAAAGACATCCAGTTCCTGAAGAGGGAGTTGGAGCTGAAGTTGGAGGAGATCATTGAGGAGATTGATACCCTCACAGCATTCCAGAGCAGAGTGGTGAAGGCGCTGGAGGCCTGCAAGGAGCCTCTGAGGGTCACTACTCTCTGtctggaggagag gattAACCGTCCTACCACTGAGACCCGGCAGGATGAGGtgaacagagagctgcagaaggAGGGGGATGCTGCAGAGGGGGCGGCTACCCTCCTGCAGCGTGTAGTGGAGCAGATCACTGAGCAGATTCG ACTGAACCAATCTGCCAAGTACCATTTAGAGGAAGATCTGAAGGAAAAGTATCAGGCTCAGTGCATCGACCACACCTGCACCCTCATGACCATCAATTCCATCAAAAACCAGCTGGAGTCCAAAAAAACCAACAGTATTTTGCCGAG CTCGGCAGTGACTCCTCAGCAGTGGGAGAACACCTCAGAGATGAACATAGCCAAAGCGGAGCGGCAGAAGACCAACTCGCTTTCACTACGGGCCTTCGCGGAGTCTGTCCTGGAGCAGACGGCTGCTGACATGCAGAAGCAGGTCCAGGCTACAAAAGTAGCCTTTCAGCTGAACGTCAATCAAATCAAGTCTGCCAAGAACCAGATGGAGGGTCAACTGAGCAAG ATTCTGTCGGAGTTTTCCAGCATTCAGAGGATCCGAGAGGATCTCCAGGTGGCCATCACACAGAAGGAAGAGTTCCTGAGTCTGGCCCAGGCCCGGGTGGATTTGCGTCACCAGAGGCCTGACAGAGAGCGATGTCACGATCCGGCGCAGATGCAGCTCCTCACTGAGGTCCAGCAGCTCAAAGCCCACATCAGCAA ACTGCGTGAGGCAGTGGCCCAGTCAGAGGAGGCACAGTGTGCTCTGGTTCGCTGCCAGCGCGAGTTGCAGGAACACATCAACATGAAGGCCACCTCTCTCTACGTCGATGAGGTCACCTGCGCCCAGCACAGGGAGTCCATTGTCATACACAACTTCTGA